The Bacillota bacterium genome includes a window with the following:
- a CDS encoding prolyl oligopeptidase family serine peptidase — protein sequence MSITVDLITVVDGHGQKVVAVALDYGVTLSGQLPAADFSVQARRIKENGETETKPRNISRVYANSTAAMSTLPQRGNYLIIELDPLDANGPTFYFDGESGLTRRYELSYTVTQKREITTADGRTLPSGQFTSTGRINLVVDDFQALVYEDGAGQKLPYQLYVPKGYDPAKKYPLVMFLHGAGERGVDGQVQLEANEGAVIWASDVVQEEHPCFVLAPQCPPKKSWTRREVVSGNISVELTPEIKMGYTVLQQVAKEYSVDSQRIYLTGLSMGGFGTWALGMEYPETFAALVPICGGGDPRKVEAIADKPIWTFHHAGDPVVPVERTRDMVRALEREGEDLYYRPVLYTEYPVGEPLVYGNHSSWVPAYRTKEMRDWLFAQRLGVGVGKVRHISPGRELPDPPFKDGKIPYGFAKTDDIKGQFRDIRYTNGPDSQKLDIYLPDEGEGPFPVMMYIHGGAFFFGSKEMDDLQPILHGLKRGYAVVSINYTLIDCTIGKEIIDQSVYPEALYQAKAAVRWIRANAEVYGFDPERIAVLGTSAGGQIAGLLGTTGHKPETEDLSLGNADFSSQVQAAIICCGANFATPTFLCSAFSTKIENHAHPDGPPILVVHGERDEAIPYEHSVQLVENLREVLGEEKVKFLTLPEAGHNNDPKFFDNDFVDTKNEVYDWIDGVFGITTR from the coding sequence ATGTCAATAACCGTTGATCTAATTACTGTGGTGGATGGACACGGCCAGAAGGTAGTCGCCGTTGCACTGGACTACGGCGTTACCTTATCGGGGCAATTGCCCGCGGCCGACTTTAGCGTCCAAGCGCGAAGGATCAAGGAGAACGGCGAAACAGAGACTAAACCCCGCAATATTAGCCGGGTGTATGCAAATTCCACGGCAGCGATGTCGACTTTACCTCAGCGGGGTAACTATTTGATCATCGAGCTTGATCCCTTGGATGCCAATGGGCCAACTTTCTATTTCGATGGGGAAAGTGGACTCACTCGCCGCTATGAACTCAGCTATACCGTAACCCAGAAGAGGGAGATTACCACCGCGGATGGCAGGACTTTGCCTTCCGGACAGTTCACCAGTACCGGGCGAATTAACCTGGTGGTTGATGATTTTCAGGCCTTGGTGTATGAAGATGGGGCGGGGCAGAAGTTGCCCTATCAGCTGTATGTCCCCAAGGGCTATGACCCAGCCAAGAAATACCCGCTGGTTATGTTCCTCCATGGCGCCGGAGAGCGGGGCGTCGATGGCCAGGTACAACTGGAGGCTAATGAAGGTGCGGTCATTTGGGCCTCAGATGTAGTGCAGGAGGAACATCCCTGTTTCGTGCTGGCTCCCCAGTGTCCACCAAAGAAGAGTTGGACCCGTCGGGAAGTTGTTTCCGGCAATATCTCCGTGGAGCTGACCCCGGAAATTAAGATGGGCTATACCGTTTTGCAGCAGGTGGCAAAGGAATACAGCGTTGATTCTCAGCGGATCTATCTGACGGGGCTTTCCATGGGAGGGTTTGGAACCTGGGCCCTGGGGATGGAATATCCCGAGACCTTTGCGGCTTTGGTACCCATCTGTGGAGGCGGCGACCCAAGAAAGGTGGAGGCCATCGCTGACAAACCGATTTGGACCTTCCACCATGCCGGTGATCCAGTAGTTCCTGTGGAAAGAACGCGAGATATGGTCAGAGCCTTGGAACGGGAAGGGGAAGATTTGTACTATCGGCCGGTGTTGTACACCGAATACCCTGTCGGGGAGCCCTTGGTTTATGGGAATCATTCCTCCTGGGTGCCGGCTTACCGTACCAAGGAGATGCGGGACTGGCTCTTTGCCCAAAGACTAGGCGTGGGCGTTGGGAAGGTGCGGCATATCTCGCCGGGACGGGAGCTTCCCGATCCTCCCTTCAAGGACGGTAAGATTCCCTATGGCTTTGCTAAGACCGATGATATCAAGGGGCAGTTCCGGGATATTAGATACACCAATGGCCCGGACTCCCAGAAACTAGACATATATCTACCCGATGAGGGCGAGGGGCCCTTCCCAGTTATGATGTACATTCACGGGGGAGCCTTCTTCTTTGGTTCCAAGGAGATGGATGATCTTCAGCCCATTCTCCACGGCCTCAAGCGGGGCTATGCTGTAGTCTCCATTAATTACACCCTGATTGACTGTACCATTGGCAAGGAGATTATCGATCAGTCTGTCTACCCGGAGGCCTTGTATCAAGCCAAGGCTGCGGTGCGGTGGATTCGGGCTAATGCAGAGGTGTATGGATTTGATCCCGAGCGGATCGCAGTCCTAGGCACTTCCGCCGGAGGTCAGATTGCGGGATTGTTGGGGACCACCGGTCACAAACCGGAGACGGAAGACCTCAGTTTGGGCAATGCTGACTTTTCCAGTCAGGTCCAGGCCGCGATAATCTGCTGCGGAGCTAACTTTGCCACCCCAACCTTCTTGTGCAGCGCCTTTAGCACCAAGATCGAAAACCACGCTCACCCCGATGGACCACCGATTCTCGTTGTCCATGGAGAAAGGGACGAGGCCATTCCCTACGAACATTCCGTGCAGTTAGTGGAAAACCTCAGAGAGGTTCTCGGCGAGGAAAAGGTGAAGTTCCTCACGCTGCCGGAGGCTGGGCATAACAACGACCCGAAATTCTTCGACAATGACTTTGTTGACACCAAGAACGAAGTCTATGACTGGATCGATGGGGTCTTTGGGATCACAACGAGATAA
- a CDS encoding nucleotidyltransferase domain-containing protein, with product MEAFRESIENIVDAYRLKLLAYFGSYGTEDYRPESDIDLAYLTEEPLDTQQNST from the coding sequence GTGGAAGCCTTTCGAGAGAGCATAGAAAACATAGTCGATGCGTACCGGCTCAAATTGTTGGCGTACTTTGGCAGCTATGGGACAGAGGATTATCGTCCCGAGAGCGACATTGATCTGGCCTACTTGACAGAGGAACCTCTGGATACGCAGCAAAACTCAACCTGA
- a CDS encoding DUF86 domain-containing protein — protein sequence MTDNLVICKKLEVLVTYYQGLAELTTGLTQEEYQRNLLIRRAIEREIQLIVECATDINNIILKKLQGAPAKDYFNSFIDLAENEVIDMDFPLAIAPSTGLRNILVHEYQRIDDQIVFASIASVRDYYRKYIAKVAEYLDCNIELSS from the coding sequence ATGACTGACAATCTGGTAATCTGCAAGAAGCTGGAGGTGCTGGTTACCTATTACCAAGGACTCGCAGAACTAACCACTGGCCTTACTCAAGAAGAGTACCAGCGGAACTTGCTCATCAGAAGGGCCATTGAGCGGGAGATTCAGTTGATTGTCGAATGTGCTACGGACATCAATAACATCATCCTCAAGAAGTTGCAGGGGGCGCCGGCTAAGGACTACTTTAATTCCTTCATCGACTTGGCCGAAAACGAAGTGATCGATATGGACTTCCCTTTGGCCATTGCTCCCTCTACAGGGTTGCGCAACATCTTGGTGCATGAGTATCAACGGATCGACGATCAGATTGTATTTGCATCCATTGCCAGTGTCCGCGATTACTACCGGAAGTACATTGCCAAGGTGGCTGAGTACCTAGACTGCAACATTGAGCTGTCAAGCTAG
- a CDS encoding rubrerythrin family protein encodes MKSLRGTRTAENLMKSFAGESQARNRYTYYASIADKEGYKQIRNIFIETAENEKEHAKRFWKFLLAGFEGELPAAIEIEADYPVAQGSTLDNLKAAAAGENDEWSRLYPEFADIADEEGFPEIAEAWRYIADGEKRHEIRFNKLADNMINDRVFKKDEVVLWKCGNCGYVHEGTSAPEVCPACVHPQGHFEVFVETY; translated from the coding sequence ATGAAAAGCTTAAGGGGAACTAGAACTGCGGAGAACTTGATGAAGTCCTTTGCCGGCGAATCCCAAGCCCGCAATCGTTATACTTATTATGCATCCATCGCCGATAAGGAAGGGTACAAGCAGATTCGCAACATCTTCATCGAAACCGCTGAAAACGAGAAGGAGCATGCCAAGCGGTTTTGGAAGTTCTTGTTGGCGGGATTTGAAGGTGAGCTGCCCGCCGCTATCGAGATCGAAGCCGACTACCCAGTAGCACAGGGTTCGACCCTGGACAATCTCAAGGCAGCGGCCGCCGGGGAAAACGACGAGTGGTCCAGGCTGTATCCTGAGTTTGCCGACATCGCCGATGAAGAGGGCTTCCCGGAGATCGCCGAGGCCTGGAGATACATCGCCGATGGTGAGAAGCGCCACGAAATTCGCTTCAACAAATTGGCCGACAACATGATCAATGATCGGGTCTTCAAGAAGGATGAGGTCGTTCTGTGGAAGTGCGGTAACTGCGGTTACGTCCACGAAGGCACTTCCGCTCCCGAAGTGTGCCCGGCCTGTGTCCATCCCCAGGGCCACTTTGAGGTCTTCGTCGAGACCTACTAA
- a CDS encoding histidinol-phosphatase HisJ family protein, translated as MVPDFHLHTHFSRHAKGDISEYLAAAQNLGLTEVCFAEHVSREYLPQEVRDAIPYSWMEFGELPKYLSWLEQVRERSPLPLYKGLEADYIAGYEKTLGEYLASAESELDFVLGSIHFLQEYNFKYFSTMTPDFPPLEVMLTYYARAKQAVESGLFDSIAHLNLGWQAVPWPESQEEQRQAEEAIADVIQTAANQGVGIEVNTRAFNYEAYGTKERYDFFLGLIADCGAFITLGSDAHCPEDVGRNYPTAIATLQKFGIDEVAVFIKRERHMRPIKPLRPVNLGSIQQGA; from the coding sequence GTGGTACCGGATTTTCACCTTCACACACACTTTTCTCGTCATGCCAAGGGAGACATCAGCGAATATCTAGCCGCGGCTCAGAATCTGGGGTTGACGGAGGTCTGTTTTGCTGAGCACGTCTCTCGGGAGTACTTGCCCCAGGAGGTAAGGGATGCGATTCCCTATTCCTGGATGGAATTTGGCGAGCTGCCCAAATACCTCAGCTGGCTGGAACAAGTGCGGGAAAGGTCGCCGTTACCCCTCTACAAGGGATTGGAAGCCGACTACATCGCGGGATACGAAAAGACCCTAGGTGAGTACCTGGCCAGCGCTGAGTCAGAGTTGGACTTTGTCCTGGGCAGTATTCATTTTCTCCAGGAATACAACTTCAAGTACTTTAGTACTATGACTCCCGACTTCCCGCCCTTGGAAGTGATGTTGACATACTATGCTCGGGCTAAGCAGGCGGTGGAAAGCGGACTCTTTGACTCCATCGCTCACTTGAACCTAGGCTGGCAGGCAGTGCCCTGGCCAGAGTCTCAGGAGGAACAACGCCAGGCCGAGGAGGCCATCGCCGATGTGATCCAGACGGCCGCGAATCAAGGGGTGGGCATCGAGGTGAACACTCGGGCCTTCAACTACGAAGCCTACGGCACCAAGGAACGCTACGACTTCTTCCTAGGCCTCATTGCCGATTGCGGCGCCTTCATTACTCTCGGTTCCGATGCCCACTGCCCCGAGGACGTGGGGCGCAACTATCCAACGGCCATTGCCACTCTCCAGAAGTTTGGCATTGATGAAGTGGCGGTGTTTATCAAACGGGAAAGACATATGCGCCCCATTAAGCCCCTTCGGCCTGTTAACTTAGGCTCGATCCAACAGGGTGCGTAA
- a CDS encoding DUF692 family protein codes for MTIALAANYSPQLMELLAEDPLEFLTYIKVPLTSPPQGQIKDARRYRPGLLHCWGEESIILGAASPDKVINRENVAEMVELTDTPYVSTHLNLTFTDFAAIGGFDCEDAYHLVYDHLAGNTFQVKSCLNRDLILENLDFTHGRPASAIPTNPRFISEFLAEVDCGLLLDIGHAQVSAWHLGYEFTDYLKSLPLDRVVELHVHAPRCLPGQGLIDEHLPLRPKDYDLIRWLIEHTPVQTISLEYGGAKEFQGDPERNSKAALYEQLVQLRTLLDRA; via the coding sequence ATGACCATTGCCTTGGCCGCCAACTATTCACCCCAACTGATGGAGCTTCTAGCAGAGGACCCTTTGGAGTTTCTCACCTACATCAAGGTGCCCCTCACCTCACCGCCTCAGGGGCAGATCAAAGATGCCCGTCGCTACCGGCCTGGGCTGCTGCACTGTTGGGGAGAGGAGAGTATCATCCTGGGAGCTGCCTCTCCGGATAAAGTAATTAACCGGGAAAACGTCGCGGAAATGGTGGAGCTCACCGATACACCCTATGTCTCCACCCATCTGAACCTAACCTTCACGGACTTTGCCGCCATCGGAGGCTTTGACTGCGAAGATGCCTACCATCTTGTTTATGACCACTTGGCAGGAAACACCTTCCAGGTCAAGTCCTGTCTCAATCGGGATCTGATCCTTGAAAATCTGGACTTTACCCACGGCCGACCGGCCAGCGCCATCCCCACCAATCCCCGGTTTATCTCGGAGTTTTTGGCCGAAGTTGACTGCGGCCTTCTGCTGGATATTGGCCACGCCCAGGTCAGTGCCTGGCATCTGGGATACGAGTTCACCGATTACCTAAAAAGCCTGCCCCTGGACAGGGTTGTGGAGCTGCATGTTCACGCTCCCCGGTGCCTGCCGGGACAGGGCTTAATCGATGAGCATCTACCGCTAAGGCCCAAGGATTACGATCTGATTCGATGGCTCATCGAGCATACTCCGGTGCAGACCATCTCCTTAGAGTACGGCGGTGCCAAGGAGTTTCAAGGGGATCCTGAGAGAAATAGTAAAGCTGCCCTTTACGAGCAGCTTGTCCAGTTACGCACCCTGTTGGATCGAGCCTAA
- a CDS encoding methyl-accepting chemotaxis protein, with protein MLFGLSMTVLFVGFAIFMSFQIARNVITFTGELSQEIVAMRADRIGGTIDEQMANLKEEADGFLNGMMVDMSTLGKASAELYEDLLKDTMEKKGRQLPRYWSTQVFANTLGVGFTIQKTMEDVTQEPYYQAIMVNGAESYVGSAGRIPEAEEPVFVIAHEVRNSSGERVGVMAATVDLAILGNIATTAQVNSEGFGWIVDETGQVITHPEPGYAFVTNLWNEAAAGNDGYAEIAESMAQGKAGYQLVRTADDSIGVEIFTPIPSTEGWYLVVTLPYSVMSERSEGVIRLIVFSGIVIVLAALAVSFYLSGSVSRPIKELATYLDKVANGDFTQQLKWKRKDEIGQIAGSFNRMSDNLRHMLRQVGNITQRVAAASQQLSAVSEENSASIEEVAASMGEFAATVESVNDNVQKMVGKATSVQELSNQGRLQMQDSTRTMNGIADTATESTTVMSGVQKAAAQIAKTVRLISEIAEQTNLLALNAAIEAANAGEHGRGFAVVSDEVRNLSLETKKSAEDINSVVEQLTEQVQHAVQVIMANNEQVSQGINILEKTEDNFLHITDDVGETVRMINEIASAAETLELGSREIAASSQEQSAAMEEIASSASTLAEMVKDLETMMSQFKISDEAAETEESATA; from the coding sequence TTGCTGTTTGGTCTTTCCATGACGGTGTTGTTCGTCGGCTTTGCGATTTTCATGTCTTTCCAAATCGCGAGAAATGTGATCACCTTTACCGGTGAATTGTCCCAGGAAATCGTAGCGATGAGAGCCGACCGCATCGGCGGTACCATCGATGAGCAGATGGCCAACTTAAAAGAGGAAGCTGACGGCTTTCTCAACGGTATGATGGTGGACATGTCTACCTTAGGTAAGGCTAGTGCTGAGCTCTATGAAGACTTGTTGAAGGACACCATGGAGAAAAAGGGTCGGCAATTGCCTCGCTACTGGAGCACTCAGGTCTTTGCCAATACCTTGGGTGTAGGATTTACCATTCAGAAGACCATGGAGGATGTCACCCAGGAGCCCTATTACCAGGCAATCATGGTCAATGGAGCAGAATCCTATGTCGGCAGTGCCGGAAGGATTCCCGAAGCAGAAGAGCCCGTCTTTGTCATCGCCCATGAGGTCCGCAACAGCAGCGGGGAACGGGTGGGAGTGATGGCCGCCACCGTTGATCTGGCGATCTTGGGTAATATCGCTACCACGGCCCAGGTGAACTCCGAGGGCTTTGGTTGGATCGTCGACGAGACGGGGCAGGTAATTACCCACCCAGAACCAGGGTATGCCTTTGTCACCAATCTCTGGAATGAGGCCGCGGCAGGAAACGATGGCTATGCAGAGATCGCCGAGTCCATGGCTCAGGGTAAAGCCGGATACCAGCTGGTTCGCACCGCTGACGACAGCATCGGGGTAGAGATCTTCACCCCCATTCCCAGCACCGAGGGCTGGTATCTGGTGGTTACCTTGCCCTACAGTGTGATGTCGGAGCGCAGCGAGGGAGTAATTCGGTTAATCGTCTTTTCCGGGATTGTTATCGTGTTGGCGGCCTTGGCGGTGTCCTTCTACCTATCGGGCAGCGTCTCTCGCCCCATCAAGGAGCTTGCCACTTACTTGGACAAGGTGGCCAATGGAGATTTCACCCAGCAACTGAAGTGGAAGCGCAAGGATGAAATCGGCCAAATTGCAGGTTCCTTCAACCGGATGTCCGATAACCTGCGCCACATGCTCCGGCAGGTGGGGAACATCACCCAGCGGGTGGCGGCGGCCAGTCAGCAGCTTTCCGCGGTGAGTGAAGAGAACTCCGCCAGTATCGAGGAAGTCGCGGCTTCCATGGGTGAATTTGCCGCTACCGTGGAGTCTGTCAACGATAACGTGCAGAAAATGGTGGGCAAGGCTACCTCTGTCCAGGAGCTGTCCAATCAGGGACGCCTGCAGATGCAGGATTCGACGCGGACGATGAACGGCATTGCCGATACCGCCACCGAAAGTACCACGGTGATGAGCGGGGTACAGAAGGCTGCCGCGCAGATTGCCAAGACGGTGCGCTTGATTTCGGAGATCGCAGAACAAACCAACCTGTTGGCCCTGAATGCTGCCATTGAGGCCGCCAACGCTGGGGAACACGGTCGGGGCTTTGCCGTGGTCTCCGATGAGGTTCGCAACCTGTCCCTGGAGACCAAGAAGTCTGCCGAGGATATCAACAGCGTGGTGGAGCAGCTAACAGAGCAGGTACAGCACGCTGTCCAGGTGATTATGGCCAACAACGAGCAGGTCTCCCAGGGAATCAACATCCTGGAGAAAACCGAGGATAACTTCCTCCATATTACCGATGATGTCGGGGAAACGGTGCGGATGATTAATGAAATTGCCTCCGCCGCCGAAACCCTGGAGCTGGGCAGCCGGGAGATTGCAGCTTCCAGTCAGGAGCAATCCGCGGCCATGGAGGAAATCGCCAGCTCCGCCTCGACCTTGGCGGAGATGGTCAAGGACCTAGAAACAATGATGTCCCAGTTCAAGATCAGCGACGAGGCAGCGGAAACCGAGGAGTCAGCAACAGCTTAA
- a CDS encoding DMT family transporter has protein sequence MAVVACILWGSAFPVLKVTYQELQLTGNDTASRLVIAGMRFFLAAVMLFLFLKVGLGQSLRVDRGWLLPLFWLGLAQTGFQYFFFYNGLAHTAGIKGAILNSIGNFFVVLLAHFVYQNDRLNFGKVLGLATGFAGIILINWSPGTTGFDWHMSLRGEGFLILSGLASAIGTFQAKKLSGSLNPVLINAYQLFFGSLVLLVTGMPGVVQQGLEPTPLFTGLLVYSAFLSAAAFSIWYTLLKYNKAGEVTLYRFVIPIAGAVLSAIFIPGERLTPLTVVALVLVAFGIGSVNYWQRARSKAVPQTE, from the coding sequence ATGGCGGTGGTGGCCTGTATCCTCTGGGGCAGTGCCTTTCCGGTATTAAAGGTTACCTACCAAGAACTACAGCTTACCGGCAATGATACCGCCAGCCGGTTAGTGATTGCCGGGATGCGCTTTTTCCTGGCAGCTGTGATGCTCTTTTTGTTCCTCAAGGTGGGACTGGGGCAGTCCCTGCGGGTGGACAGGGGATGGTTGCTACCCCTGTTTTGGTTGGGTTTGGCCCAGACGGGGTTTCAATACTTCTTCTTCTACAACGGCTTAGCTCATACCGCCGGGATCAAGGGGGCTATCCTCAACTCCATCGGCAACTTCTTTGTGGTTCTGTTGGCCCACTTTGTCTACCAAAACGATCGGCTTAACTTCGGCAAAGTCCTGGGACTAGCCACGGGATTTGCCGGCATCATCCTGATTAACTGGAGCCCCGGCACCACCGGATTCGATTGGCACATGTCCCTGCGGGGAGAGGGTTTTCTCATCCTCTCAGGCCTGGCCAGTGCCATTGGTACCTTCCAGGCTAAGAAACTTTCCGGGAGCCTCAATCCCGTGCTGATTAATGCCTATCAGCTCTTCTTTGGTTCCCTGGTGCTGTTGGTAACGGGGATGCCGGGAGTGGTGCAGCAGGGCCTTGAGCCCACGCCGCTGTTTACCGGGCTGTTGGTGTATTCCGCCTTTCTGTCTGCGGCAGCCTTCTCCATCTGGTACACCCTGTTGAAGTACAACAAGGCCGGTGAAGTGACATTGTATCGGTTTGTCATCCCCATTGCCGGGGCGGTGCTGTCGGCCATCTTCATTCCTGGAGAGCGACTGACTCCCTTGACGGTGGTGGCCCTAGTCCTGGTGGCCTTTGGTATCGGCTCCGTCAACTACTGGCAAAGGGCCCGGTCCAAGGCTGTGCCCCAGACGGAGTAG
- a CDS encoding glucose-1-phosphate adenylyltransferase: MALHRKECVAMILAGGQGSRLGVLTKKVAKPAVPFGGKYRIIDFPLSNCANSGIDTVGVLTQYQPLALNAYVGIGSPWDLDRKSGRVAILPPYVRANGGEWYKGTANAVYQNIDFIETYNPDYVLVLSGDHIYRMDYSKMLDHHKEQGAAATIAVIEVPWEEASRFGIMNIDENYRIVEFVEKPPEPESNLASMGIYVFNWQVLRRYLIEDEGDPASANDFGKNIIPKMLANGEFLSAYPFQGYWKDVGTLDSLWEANMDMLGDNPGLDLGDRSWRIYSVNPTQPPQYLADTAVVQNSLVNEGCVIHGEVHNSVLFPGVTVEASAKVYDSVLMPNTKIGAGAVVHKAIVGNDTVIGEGSHIGEDSPQKELTVIGEELTIAPHSRIKGIYDGEVS, translated from the coding sequence ATGGCCCTTCACAGGAAAGAGTGTGTTGCCATGATTTTAGCCGGTGGGCAAGGCAGCCGGCTAGGAGTCTTGACCAAGAAAGTTGCCAAGCCCGCGGTACCCTTTGGCGGCAAGTATCGGATCATTGATTTTCCCCTAAGCAACTGTGCCAATTCCGGCATCGATACCGTAGGAGTTCTCACCCAATACCAACCTCTGGCCCTAAATGCCTATGTGGGAATTGGCAGTCCCTGGGATTTGGACCGCAAAAGCGGTCGGGTGGCGATCCTGCCTCCCTACGTGCGGGCCAATGGCGGAGAATGGTACAAGGGCACCGCCAATGCCGTTTACCAAAATATTGATTTTATCGAAACCTATAACCCCGACTACGTATTGGTCCTGTCGGGGGATCACATTTACAGAATGGATTACTCCAAAATGCTGGACCATCACAAAGAGCAAGGAGCTGCGGCTACCATTGCCGTCATTGAGGTGCCCTGGGAGGAAGCCAGTAGATTTGGCATCATGAATATCGATGAGAATTACCGAATTGTTGAGTTTGTGGAAAAGCCCCCAGAGCCCGAGAGCAATTTGGCTTCCATGGGTATCTATGTCTTTAACTGGCAGGTGCTGCGGCGGTACCTGATCGAGGATGAAGGGGATCCGGCCTCCGCCAATGATTTTGGTAAGAATATAATCCCCAAGATGCTGGCCAATGGCGAGTTTCTTTCCGCCTATCCCTTCCAGGGATACTGGAAGGACGTAGGCACCCTAGACAGCCTGTGGGAGGCTAACATGGATATGCTGGGGGACAATCCCGGTCTGGATTTAGGAGATCGCAGTTGGCGGATTTACTCGGTGAATCCCACTCAACCGCCCCAATACCTGGCCGATACCGCGGTGGTGCAAAACTCCCTGGTCAATGAAGGGTGTGTTATCCATGGTGAAGTGCATAACTCCGTGCTGTTTCCCGGAGTCACCGTGGAGGCTTCTGCCAAGGTTTATGACTCGGTCCTGATGCCCAATACAAAGATTGGGGCAGGGGCAGTGGTGCACAAGGCTATTGTCGGAAATGACACGGTGATCGGCGAGGGGAGCCACATCGGTGAGGATTCACCCCAGAAGGAGTTAACGGTCATCGGGGAAGAGCTCACCATTGCTCCTCACAGCCGGATTAAGGGAATCTACGACGGGGAGGTGTCGTGA
- the glgD gene encoding glucose-1-phosphate adenylyltransferase subunit GlgD, translated as MQRVMGVINLAEPVENMEYLTEHRSLGAVPFGGRYRMIDFTLSNLVNAGVVNVSIFVRDRYRALMDHLGTGKEWDLDRHRDGLFLLPPDGLDQSAGRGDIELMARHLDYFTRSRQDTVILSGTSMLCNMDYRQAVEYHRENQADITMIYKPGGLTDYEDCATLLDIDHQQRVRGIQVNPVIPRSRNLSMNMYILSKELLVEVLDQALARGGKNWVRDCVIANLDQLKIIGYPFTGYLGNVCSLRSYYRTTMELLRPGVSRELFFRAGLVYTKVKNEAPTRYTDTAKVTNSLIANGCVIEGHVENSVLFRGVKVAKGAVVKDSVLMQKSVIGEQCHLQHVILDKDVSISPGKHLMGDPDYPLVLRKGTIL; from the coding sequence ATGCAAAGGGTCATGGGAGTGATTAATCTCGCTGAGCCCGTGGAGAACATGGAGTACTTGACGGAACATCGTTCCTTGGGGGCGGTGCCCTTTGGGGGACGGTATCGGATGATTGACTTTACTCTATCAAACCTGGTTAATGCCGGGGTTGTCAATGTGAGCATCTTCGTGAGGGATCGCTATCGGGCCCTGATGGACCACCTGGGTACCGGCAAGGAGTGGGATTTGGACCGGCACCGAGACGGATTGTTTCTCCTCCCACCCGATGGTTTGGACCAAAGCGCGGGGAGAGGGGACATCGAGTTGATGGCTCGGCATCTGGACTACTTTACTCGCTCCCGGCAAGACACCGTGATCCTGTCGGGCACCTCGATGTTGTGCAATATGGACTACCGCCAGGCGGTGGAATACCACCGGGAGAACCAGGCCGATATCACCATGATCTATAAGCCTGGGGGTCTGACGGACTATGAAGACTGTGCCACTTTACTGGACATTGATCACCAGCAGAGGGTGAGGGGCATCCAGGTCAATCCGGTAATTCCCCGCAGTCGCAATCTTTCCATGAACATGTATATCCTCTCCAAGGAGCTCTTGGTGGAGGTTTTGGATCAGGCCCTAGCCCGGGGCGGCAAGAATTGGGTGCGAGATTGTGTCATCGCCAACCTGGATCAGCTGAAGATTATCGGATATCCCTTTACCGGGTACCTGGGTAATGTCTGTTCCCTGAGAAGCTATTATCGGACGACGATGGAACTGCTGCGGCCCGGGGTGAGTCGGGAATTGTTCTTCCGGGCGGGATTGGTTTACACCAAGGTGAAAAACGAAGCCCCCACTCGGTATACCGATACTGCTAAGGTGACCAACTCCCTGATTGCCAACGGTTGTGTCATCGAAGGCCATGTGGAAAACAGTGTCCTCTTTCGTGGGGTCAAGGTGGCCAAGGGAGCGGTGGTGAAGGACAGCGTTCTGATGCAAAAAAGCGTCATTGGCGAGCAGTGTCACCTCCAGCATGTCATCTTGGATAAGGATGTATCCATCAGTCCCGGCAAACACCTAATGGGAGATCCCGACTATCCCCTGGTGCTTCGCAAGGGGACCATCCTCTAG